Genomic window (Candidatus Bathyarchaeota archaeon):
AACATTGTAAGAAATAGAGTATGCTATGCGCACTTGCGCATAAACCTTGTTTCTTTGTGATTCATTCCGTTGGTAGCCTTTGTCACTGGTGCCGTGAGGGAAGCAGATGTTTAGCAAAGTTTTCGCGAATGTTCTTCTGATGCTTCTCTGCTATGTTTACATATTGCTCATAATCTTCGTCTCAAGCAAAATGGATAAACCTTTACATATCTCGCAAAAGGCTTCTCGTAAGTTCTTACACGCAATGATTGGAAACCTTCCATTCATTATCCCATTTTTCACATCGAATATTTATCCAGCTCTGGTTGCTGCTCCATTCATATTGGTAACGTTTTTTGCGTCGCCTTACTCTCCGTTTGAGAATGTTGGCAAAAGGTTGAAGGGACTTGTAGATATAACTGAGGAAGGTCATCATTTAGGACTTATTTTTTACGCTGTTTCCTACACTCTTCTAGCATTGTTCTTCGCTTCTCAGCCATACGTTATTGCTGCGGGCATTTTGCCTATGGCTTATGGCGATAGTGTAGCTGCAATAGTGGGTGAAAGACACGGCAGAAGAAGATACAAACTTGTTGCAGACAAAAGTCTAGAAGGTTCAGCAGCAATGTTTTCTGCCAGTTTTCTCAGTCTTACAATTAGCCTAATTCTCTTTTCTGCTCTATATCCATTTTCAGTTTTTGAAAAAATATTTCCAGCTCTTGCAGCCGCCACCGTAGCAACCTTGGTTGAAAGTTTTTCACCCACGGGTTTTGACAATTTAACCGTGCCA
Coding sequences:
- a CDS encoding SEC59/DGK1/VTE5 family protein: MFSKVFANVLLMLLCYVYILLIIFVSSKMDKPLHISQKASRKFLHAMIGNLPFIIPFFTSNIYPALVAAPFILVTFFASPYSPFENVGKRLKGLVDITEEGHHLGLIFYAVSYTLLALFFASQPYVIAAGILPMAYGDSVAAIVGERHGRRRYKLVADKSLEGSAAMFSASFLSLTISLILFSALYPFSVFEKIFPALAAATVATLVESFSPTGFDNLTVPAFSALTFLLLSGGI